The Watersipora subatra chromosome 1, tzWatSuba1.1, whole genome shotgun sequence genome has a window encoding:
- the LOC137393032 gene encoding mitogen-activated protein kinase kinase kinase 1-like isoform X2: MEKRPKSGPLVARHSFNKTSSLRLDTNIAQSSTTKGGLRPTSDTYESAFQRQVVNRPHSPGALASSRRVTPTNSFNKGSKRPGSPHAFSNPEEIMKRRIEKAKKAKLYLLQQAGPNTFIIGGGESQDQRHKVTIGPQLCSCGKGFLCAHILFVMVRVFELATTDPRLQSKVLKNFEVETLFRKYESRRKQRLSRSSASHLPASSSAGTELPDAAACPNSSTTELKMVEPTCPICLLDLSQTSQHLVHCESCHNKLHNDCMAIWYQLVKKQAETLTCPLCRSVWPNSNTISFNEVSTDVSADTNIATSGFTASPNSLGTSPVSGFVDIEPTTLLPRGQPIPEELTAQSTTWVEMFGEDLIGCLFMKNEWVMRETALRHLSRETIMLLSNPSEEDLTSLPASQSASDGSSTNQSRIEYVLETGCQILAMMMADPVYKVYVASLRALRTMLCYCSLPGVSKLRLYMKPVIQSIILKCADGNRKTNQLSMSTLCEFAKDQEGELAIGRELNIEAQTGLGGCMYVLECCICSEQVDSSTIQWLNGRLLVMNQLLEEHYNKFSVSNVGELAFGELSQKLLFPMLEFAVMALTRPGNKTKTVRCAKKVVTHCTKLLTVMPGMNSKIKGLLSELEPNLRGRLERLIIENSHFAQQAAIQETNSRTAMESVPDISEPRAGSPSRQDPKRGKHRRPLVFGSLYQAPLPKERLVKSHSTATDSTASKLPRHKGLLLRRSDSYTEAVYINKGTDNSKGRSYVESSGIPAIRLSRQESSSTESVEADLVVSDHVLVGSPCSHAADAQFTDSDQEERELCSDEQVEDMIEDADVTLTECPEFDEVDGLDMNRRSPTKLLRGRVVSGKKPRINIRGDTDNEEGRSDSCDVVDGLSPRLHEVTDETVSASPTLLSYRSMGFDTQGESLSPGAEFDSQKIMHPQSTDSDTGTDNISGSVSLSVSPVSSEDEGDESSDNDCPERPHKSAVPFGGYRRARHTRSKTDPFKMQKTKSPSSRYHSDPTGADSTTSSSASTPRSPPRAAYVASVSTDVVTVSTAGPSEIHEVDNGRPTSRAITSRSTTKRHLPSRPQSVRAARGAGSQLPVSRLPSRAKTSANVAPIPCDSVALAALSSSARRSHEELPSKDDRRDSASPPIPAAIRALTPPNSPLKARKNSTPVHSPPSSPSISRSVSPPQAPMTAVVRPQANYACVAPQTKQKLALTPQPREHKVQLSHPVQRQTSVSNIEGRVAASASSSSDDHKIGVDALIVEELSDSAGASPYEKEVSFKSEVALFSPRSSGEIGNCHCKDEVELEEAIALAKAMEISQHQIALPQVPGLSTRRQEETITIHVQPDQTDAKGSEVEYLEDIHWKRGMMIGTGAFSTCYQCRDVMTGIIMAVKQISFCRNSDSEQDTICKAVIDEIRMMATLNHSNIVRILGATQTGAHFNMFVEWMPGGSVSHLLERYGSFSEPVITSYTQQVLMGLAYLHDHQILHRDMKGANLLVDSTGKHLRIGDFGACAQLASSMTGAGELKGQLLGTIAFMAPEVLRGEHYGRGCDVWSVGCVIIEMVTTKPPWNASNVSNHLKLIFTIASANTSPPIPDNLPPGIKDIMLRCLETESKNRPPAKELLQHPLFTRSHYRRR, encoded by the exons ATGGAAAAAAGACCAAAATCTGGCCCACTG GTTGCTCGGCATAGCTTCAACAAGACAAGTAGCCTGCGCCTGGACACAAATATA GCGCAATCCTCTACAACTAAGGGTGGTCTTCGCCCAACCTCTGACACGTATGAGTCAGCCTTCCAGAGACAGGTGGTGAACAGACCTCATTCTCCCGGGGCTCTAGCTTCCAGCAGACGTGTCACTCCTACTAACTCC TTCAACAAAGGCTCCAAAAGGCCAGGATCTCCTCATGCTTTTAGCAATCCTGAGGAGATCATGAAACGACGAATAGAAAAAGCCAAAAAAGCAAAGCTATATTTGCTGCAGCAGGCAGGACCCAACACATTTATTATAGGTGGGGGAGAGTCGCAGGACCAGCGACACAAAGTAACTATTGGACCTCAG TTGTGCAGCTGTGGAAAGGGATTTCTCTGCGCGCATATCCTCTTTGTGATGGTACGAGTGTTTGAGCTCGCTACCACTGACCCTCGTCTCCAATCAAAGGTGCTCAAGAACTTTGAG GTTGAGACCCTCTTTCGAAAGTACGAAAGCAGAAGAAAGCAGCGGCTCTCTCGATCATCGGCCTCCCACCTTCCAGCTTCATCTTCTGCTGGTACTGAACTCCCTGACGCAGCAGCCTGCCCTAACTCCAG CACTACAGAACTAAAGATGGTGGAGCCAACATGTCCGATTTGTCTACTCGACCTTTCGCAGACCTCTCAGCATCTCGTACATTGTGAGAGTTGCCATAACAAGCTCCATAATGACTGTATGGCCATAT GGTATCAACTTGTCAAAAAGCAGGCAGAGACATTAACCTGCCCCCTCTGTAGATCTGTCTGGCCAAACAGTAACACTATCAG CTTCAATGAAGTATCCACTGATGTCTCCGCTGACACTAACATCGCTACCAGTGGATTTACTGCCAGCCCCAATAGTCTCGGTACTTCACCAGTTAGTGGCTTTGTGGACATCGAGCCAACTACTCTGCTGCCTCGTGGTCAGCCTATACCAGAGGAATTGACTGCCCAGAGCACTACATGGGTTGAG ATGTTTGGAGAAGACCTGATTGGATGTCTATTCATGAAGAACGAATGGGTAATGAGAGAGACGGCACTTCGTCACTTGAGTAGAGAGACGATCATGCTGCTGTCAAATCCTTCTGAGGAAGACCTAACTTCTCTTCCGGCTAGCCAATCAGCTAGTGACGGTAGCTCTACTAACCAATCACGTATCGAGTACGTGCTGGAGACAGGATGTCAAATCTTGGCGATGATGATGGCTGACCCAGTCTATAAGGTCTATGTGGCATCATTG CGGGCGTTGAGGACAATGCTATGTTATTGCTCTCTGCCGGGTGTGAGCAAGCTGAGGCTATACATGAAGCCTGTGATACAAAGCATTATTCTTAAATGTGCTGATGGGAACAG GAAAACAAATCAGCTATCCATGTCAACACTTTGTGAATTTGCCAAAGATCAGGAAGGAGAGCTAGCTATTGGAAGAGAATTAAATATAGAAG CTCAAACTGGACTCGGCGGTTGCATGTATGTGCTGGAGTGCTGCATTTGCAGCGAGCAAGTTGATAGCTCCACCATTCAGTGGCTTAATGGGCGTCTGCTTGTCATGAATCAACTCCTTGAGGAACACTACAACAAGTTCTCTGTCTCCAACGTTGGAGAGCTCGCGTTTGGTGAATTGTCACAAAAACTCCTCTTCCCTATGCTAGAATTTGCAGTGATGGCACTGACTCGGCCGGGCAACAAGACCAAGACTGTTAGATGCGCTAAAAAGGTTGTTACACATTGCACAAA ACTTCTGACTGTGATGCCTGGGATGAATAGCAAGATCAAAGGCCTGCTGTCAGAGCTAGAACCGAATCTGAGAGGCAGGCTAGAGAGGCTTATCATAGAGAACTCTCACTTTGCTCAGCAAGCAGCTATTCAAGAGACCAATAGTAGGACAGCCATGGAGAGTGTGCCCGACATATCAGAGCCTCGGGCTGGTTCACCTTCTCGACAG GATCCTAAAAGAGGCAAGCACAGACGCCCCCTCGTATTCGGGTCCCTCTATCAAGCCCCCCTACCCAAAGAACGTTTAGTAAAATCTCACTCTACTGCTACTGACTCTACTGCTTCCAAACTTCCTCGGCACAAAGGACTTCTCCTTCGGCGTTCCGACAGCTATACCGAAGCAGTATATATCAATAAAGGGACTGACAACTCCAAAGGACGGTCTTACGTGGAGTCATCAGGTATACCTGCCATTAGACTCAGTCGACAGGAATCTAGTAGTACAGAAAGTGTGGAAGCCGACTTAGTTGTCTCAGACCATGTGTTGGTTGGTTCTCCATGCAGCCATGCCGCCGATGCTCAGTTCACCGATTCAGACCAGGAGGAGAGGGAGTTGTGTAGTGATGAACAAGTTGAAGACATGATAGAGGATGCTGATGTCACTTTGACTGAGTGCCCTGAATTTGATGAAGTAGATGGACTCGATATGAATCGGCGATCGCCTACAAAGCTTTTGAGAGGTCGGGTGGTCTCAGGCAAGAAACCTCGTATAAACATCCGAGGTGACACTGACAACGAAGAAG GCCGTTCGGACTCTTGTGATGTCGTGGATGGCCTTAGTCCCAGGCTCCATGAAGTAACAGACGAAACGGTATCGGCATCCCCCACATTGCTCAGCTATAGAAGCATGGGCTTTGACACTCAAGGAGAGTCATTATCTCCTGGTGCTGAGTTTGACTCACAGAAAATCATGCATCCTCAGTCTACAGATTCG GACACTGGCACAGACAACATCTCAGGCTCCGTGAGCCTCTCTGTCAGCCCTGTCAGTTCTGAGGATGAGGGAGATGAATCCTCAGACAATGACTGCCCAGAGCGGCCACATAAGAGTGCCGTACCATTTGGTGGCTACCGTCGTGCCAGACATACCCGTAGCAAGACCGACCCCTTTAAAATGCAGAAGACGAAATCGCCCTCATCTCGTTACCATAGCGATCCAACTGGGGCAGACTCAACTACCTCTTCTT CGGCCTCTACACCCCGCTCTCCTCCAAGGGCTGCTTATGTGGCTTCGGTCTCAACAGATGTAGTCACTGTATCCACCGCAGGACCTTCAGAGATACATGAAGTTGATAACGGGAGACCAACGAGTAGGGCCATTACCTCACGGTCAACAACTAAAAGACACCTACCCTCTAGACCACAGTCTGTGAGAGCTGCCAGAG GTGCTGGCTCCCAACTTCCTGTCTCTCGACTACCCTCGAGGGCCAAGACATCTGCCAATGTTGCTCCTATACCTTGTGACTCTGTGGCATTGGCTGCATTGTCATCATCAGCCCGTCGGTCGCATGAAGAACTGCCATCGAAGGACGATCGGCGAGACAGTGCCTCTCCACCTATTCCTGCTGCGATCAGAGCTTTAACTCCCCCCAACTCTCCTTTGAAAGCTCGCAAAAACTCCACTCCTGTTCATAGCCCTCCATCATCTCCATCCATATCTCGGTCTGTATCTCCACCCCAAGCCCCTATGACCGCCGTGGTTAGACCTCAGGCTAACTACGCCTGCGTAGCTCCGCAAACTAAGCAAAAACTTGCATTGACTCCCCAGCCCAGAGAGCACAAGGTGCAGTTGTCTCACCCTGTTCAGCGACAAACATCAGTTTCTAA TATTGAGGGAAGAGTGGCAGCGTCTGCAAGCAGCAGCAGTGATGACCACAAGATTGGAGTGGACGCGCTTATTGTTGAGGAGTTGAGTGACAGCGCTGGTGCGTCTCCTTATGAGAAAGAGGTCTCCTTCAAAAGTGAAGTGGCTTTGTTTTCACCTCGAAGCTCTGGAGAAATTG GGAACTGCCATTGCAAGGATGAAGTAGAGTTGGAAGAGGCCATTGCACTTGCTAAGGCTATGGAAATCTCGCAACACCAAATCGCACTGCCTCAGGTACCCGGGCTTAGCACAAGACGACAAGAGGAGACAATCACCATACATGTACAGCCTGATCAAACT GACGCAAAAGGGTCTGAAGTGGAGTACTTGGAGGATATACATTGGAAGCGTGGCATGATGATAGGTACAGGGGCCTTCAGCACTTGCTACCAGTGTCGAGATGTTATGACTGGAATCATTATGGCTGTCAAACAGATATCCTTTTGTCGTAACTCGGACAGTGAGCAGGACACCATCTGCAAAGCTGTCATTGATGAGATACGAATGATGGCGACCCTGAACCACTCGAATATAGTTAGGATTCTGGGAGCAACACAGACCGGTGCTCATTTCAATATGTTTGTTGAGTGGATGCCAGGTGGTAGTGTGTCTCACCTGCTCGAGCGCTATGGCTCTTTCTCTGAGCCTGTCATCACAAGCTATACTCAACAGGTGCTCATGGGCCTAGCCTACCTCCATGATCACCAAATCCTTCACCGAGATATGAAAG GTGCCAACTTACTGGTGGACAGCACAGGCAAACACCTGAGAATAGGTGATTTTGGTGCCTGTGCTCAGCTTGCTTCTTCCATGACTGGGGCTGGAGAACTCAAAGGACAACTTCTAGGGACTATAGCGTTCATGGCGCCTGAG GTTCTGCGAGGGGAGCACTATGGAAGGGGGTGTGATGTATGGAGTGTTGGCTGTGTCATTATCGAAATGGTTACTACGAAGCCTCCCTGGAATGCTAGCAATGTCTCCAATCACCTCAAGCTCATTTTCACG ATTGCTTCCGCCAACACTTCACCCCCTATCCCTGACAACCTTCCCCCTGGAATTAAAGATATAATGTTAAGATGTTTGGAAACAGAGTCTAAGAATCGGCCCCCAGCAAAGGAGTTGCTGCAACATCCGTTATTCACGAGATCTCATTACAGGAGGAGATGA
- the LOC137393032 gene encoding mitogen-activated protein kinase kinase kinase 1-like isoform X1 produces the protein MEKRPKSGPLVARHSFNKTSSLRLDTNIAQSSTTKGGLRPTSDTYESAFQRQVVNRPHSPGALASSRRVTPTNSFNKGSKRPGSPHAFSNPEEIMKRRIEKAKKAKLYLLQQAGPNTFIIGGGESQDQRHKVTIGPQLCSCGKGFLCAHILFVMVRVFELATTDPRLQSKVLKNFEVETLFRKYESRRKQRLSRSSASHLPASSSAGTELPDAAACPNSSTTELKMVEPTCPICLLDLSQTSQHLVHCESCHNKLHNDCMAIWYQLVKKQAETLTCPLCRSVWPNSNTISFNEVSTDVSADTNIATSGFTASPNSLGTSPVSGFVDIEPTTLLPRGQPIPEELTAQSTTWVEMFGEDLIGCLFMKNEWVMRETALRHLSRETIMLLSNPSEEDLTSLPASQSASDGSSTNQSRIEYVLETGCQILAMMMADPVYKVYVASLRALRTMLCYCSLPGVSKLRLYMKPVIQSIILKCADGNRKTNQLSMSTLCEFAKDQEGELAIGRELNIEAQTGLGGCMYVLECCICSEQVDSSTIQWLNGRLLVMNQLLEEHYNKFSVSNVGELAFGELSQKLLFPMLEFAVMALTRPGNKTKTVRCAKKVVTHCTKLLTVMPGMNSKIKGLLSELEPNLRGRLERLIIENSHFAQQAAIQETNSRTAMESVPDISEPRAGSPSRQDPKRGKHRRPLVFGSLYQAPLPKERLVKSHSTATDSTASKLPRHKGLLLRRSDSYTEAVYINKGTDNSKGRSYVESSGIPAIRLSRQESSSTESVEADLVVSDHVLVGSPCSHAADAQFTDSDQEERELCSDEQVEDMIEDADVTLTECPEFDEVDGLDMNRRSPTKLLRGRVVSGKKPRINIRGDTDNEEELGAVGRSDSCDVVDGLSPRLHEVTDETVSASPTLLSYRSMGFDTQGESLSPGAEFDSQKIMHPQSTDSDTGTDNISGSVSLSVSPVSSEDEGDESSDNDCPERPHKSAVPFGGYRRARHTRSKTDPFKMQKTKSPSSRYHSDPTGADSTTSSSASTPRSPPRAAYVASVSTDVVTVSTAGPSEIHEVDNGRPTSRAITSRSTTKRHLPSRPQSVRAARGAGSQLPVSRLPSRAKTSANVAPIPCDSVALAALSSSARRSHEELPSKDDRRDSASPPIPAAIRALTPPNSPLKARKNSTPVHSPPSSPSISRSVSPPQAPMTAVVRPQANYACVAPQTKQKLALTPQPREHKVQLSHPVQRQTSVSNIEGRVAASASSSSDDHKIGVDALIVEELSDSAGASPYEKEVSFKSEVALFSPRSSGEIGNCHCKDEVELEEAIALAKAMEISQHQIALPQVPGLSTRRQEETITIHVQPDQTDAKGSEVEYLEDIHWKRGMMIGTGAFSTCYQCRDVMTGIIMAVKQISFCRNSDSEQDTICKAVIDEIRMMATLNHSNIVRILGATQTGAHFNMFVEWMPGGSVSHLLERYGSFSEPVITSYTQQVLMGLAYLHDHQILHRDMKGANLLVDSTGKHLRIGDFGACAQLASSMTGAGELKGQLLGTIAFMAPEVLRGEHYGRGCDVWSVGCVIIEMVTTKPPWNASNVSNHLKLIFTIASANTSPPIPDNLPPGIKDIMLRCLETESKNRPPAKELLQHPLFTRSHYRRR, from the exons ATGGAAAAAAGACCAAAATCTGGCCCACTG GTTGCTCGGCATAGCTTCAACAAGACAAGTAGCCTGCGCCTGGACACAAATATA GCGCAATCCTCTACAACTAAGGGTGGTCTTCGCCCAACCTCTGACACGTATGAGTCAGCCTTCCAGAGACAGGTGGTGAACAGACCTCATTCTCCCGGGGCTCTAGCTTCCAGCAGACGTGTCACTCCTACTAACTCC TTCAACAAAGGCTCCAAAAGGCCAGGATCTCCTCATGCTTTTAGCAATCCTGAGGAGATCATGAAACGACGAATAGAAAAAGCCAAAAAAGCAAAGCTATATTTGCTGCAGCAGGCAGGACCCAACACATTTATTATAGGTGGGGGAGAGTCGCAGGACCAGCGACACAAAGTAACTATTGGACCTCAG TTGTGCAGCTGTGGAAAGGGATTTCTCTGCGCGCATATCCTCTTTGTGATGGTACGAGTGTTTGAGCTCGCTACCACTGACCCTCGTCTCCAATCAAAGGTGCTCAAGAACTTTGAG GTTGAGACCCTCTTTCGAAAGTACGAAAGCAGAAGAAAGCAGCGGCTCTCTCGATCATCGGCCTCCCACCTTCCAGCTTCATCTTCTGCTGGTACTGAACTCCCTGACGCAGCAGCCTGCCCTAACTCCAG CACTACAGAACTAAAGATGGTGGAGCCAACATGTCCGATTTGTCTACTCGACCTTTCGCAGACCTCTCAGCATCTCGTACATTGTGAGAGTTGCCATAACAAGCTCCATAATGACTGTATGGCCATAT GGTATCAACTTGTCAAAAAGCAGGCAGAGACATTAACCTGCCCCCTCTGTAGATCTGTCTGGCCAAACAGTAACACTATCAG CTTCAATGAAGTATCCACTGATGTCTCCGCTGACACTAACATCGCTACCAGTGGATTTACTGCCAGCCCCAATAGTCTCGGTACTTCACCAGTTAGTGGCTTTGTGGACATCGAGCCAACTACTCTGCTGCCTCGTGGTCAGCCTATACCAGAGGAATTGACTGCCCAGAGCACTACATGGGTTGAG ATGTTTGGAGAAGACCTGATTGGATGTCTATTCATGAAGAACGAATGGGTAATGAGAGAGACGGCACTTCGTCACTTGAGTAGAGAGACGATCATGCTGCTGTCAAATCCTTCTGAGGAAGACCTAACTTCTCTTCCGGCTAGCCAATCAGCTAGTGACGGTAGCTCTACTAACCAATCACGTATCGAGTACGTGCTGGAGACAGGATGTCAAATCTTGGCGATGATGATGGCTGACCCAGTCTATAAGGTCTATGTGGCATCATTG CGGGCGTTGAGGACAATGCTATGTTATTGCTCTCTGCCGGGTGTGAGCAAGCTGAGGCTATACATGAAGCCTGTGATACAAAGCATTATTCTTAAATGTGCTGATGGGAACAG GAAAACAAATCAGCTATCCATGTCAACACTTTGTGAATTTGCCAAAGATCAGGAAGGAGAGCTAGCTATTGGAAGAGAATTAAATATAGAAG CTCAAACTGGACTCGGCGGTTGCATGTATGTGCTGGAGTGCTGCATTTGCAGCGAGCAAGTTGATAGCTCCACCATTCAGTGGCTTAATGGGCGTCTGCTTGTCATGAATCAACTCCTTGAGGAACACTACAACAAGTTCTCTGTCTCCAACGTTGGAGAGCTCGCGTTTGGTGAATTGTCACAAAAACTCCTCTTCCCTATGCTAGAATTTGCAGTGATGGCACTGACTCGGCCGGGCAACAAGACCAAGACTGTTAGATGCGCTAAAAAGGTTGTTACACATTGCACAAA ACTTCTGACTGTGATGCCTGGGATGAATAGCAAGATCAAAGGCCTGCTGTCAGAGCTAGAACCGAATCTGAGAGGCAGGCTAGAGAGGCTTATCATAGAGAACTCTCACTTTGCTCAGCAAGCAGCTATTCAAGAGACCAATAGTAGGACAGCCATGGAGAGTGTGCCCGACATATCAGAGCCTCGGGCTGGTTCACCTTCTCGACAG GATCCTAAAAGAGGCAAGCACAGACGCCCCCTCGTATTCGGGTCCCTCTATCAAGCCCCCCTACCCAAAGAACGTTTAGTAAAATCTCACTCTACTGCTACTGACTCTACTGCTTCCAAACTTCCTCGGCACAAAGGACTTCTCCTTCGGCGTTCCGACAGCTATACCGAAGCAGTATATATCAATAAAGGGACTGACAACTCCAAAGGACGGTCTTACGTGGAGTCATCAGGTATACCTGCCATTAGACTCAGTCGACAGGAATCTAGTAGTACAGAAAGTGTGGAAGCCGACTTAGTTGTCTCAGACCATGTGTTGGTTGGTTCTCCATGCAGCCATGCCGCCGATGCTCAGTTCACCGATTCAGACCAGGAGGAGAGGGAGTTGTGTAGTGATGAACAAGTTGAAGACATGATAGAGGATGCTGATGTCACTTTGACTGAGTGCCCTGAATTTGATGAAGTAGATGGACTCGATATGAATCGGCGATCGCCTACAAAGCTTTTGAGAGGTCGGGTGGTCTCAGGCAAGAAACCTCGTATAAACATCCGAGGTGACACTGACAACGAAGAAG AACTTGGTGCTGTAGGCCGTTCGGACTCTTGTGATGTCGTGGATGGCCTTAGTCCCAGGCTCCATGAAGTAACAGACGAAACGGTATCGGCATCCCCCACATTGCTCAGCTATAGAAGCATGGGCTTTGACACTCAAGGAGAGTCATTATCTCCTGGTGCTGAGTTTGACTCACAGAAAATCATGCATCCTCAGTCTACAGATTCG GACACTGGCACAGACAACATCTCAGGCTCCGTGAGCCTCTCTGTCAGCCCTGTCAGTTCTGAGGATGAGGGAGATGAATCCTCAGACAATGACTGCCCAGAGCGGCCACATAAGAGTGCCGTACCATTTGGTGGCTACCGTCGTGCCAGACATACCCGTAGCAAGACCGACCCCTTTAAAATGCAGAAGACGAAATCGCCCTCATCTCGTTACCATAGCGATCCAACTGGGGCAGACTCAACTACCTCTTCTT CGGCCTCTACACCCCGCTCTCCTCCAAGGGCTGCTTATGTGGCTTCGGTCTCAACAGATGTAGTCACTGTATCCACCGCAGGACCTTCAGAGATACATGAAGTTGATAACGGGAGACCAACGAGTAGGGCCATTACCTCACGGTCAACAACTAAAAGACACCTACCCTCTAGACCACAGTCTGTGAGAGCTGCCAGAG GTGCTGGCTCCCAACTTCCTGTCTCTCGACTACCCTCGAGGGCCAAGACATCTGCCAATGTTGCTCCTATACCTTGTGACTCTGTGGCATTGGCTGCATTGTCATCATCAGCCCGTCGGTCGCATGAAGAACTGCCATCGAAGGACGATCGGCGAGACAGTGCCTCTCCACCTATTCCTGCTGCGATCAGAGCTTTAACTCCCCCCAACTCTCCTTTGAAAGCTCGCAAAAACTCCACTCCTGTTCATAGCCCTCCATCATCTCCATCCATATCTCGGTCTGTATCTCCACCCCAAGCCCCTATGACCGCCGTGGTTAGACCTCAGGCTAACTACGCCTGCGTAGCTCCGCAAACTAAGCAAAAACTTGCATTGACTCCCCAGCCCAGAGAGCACAAGGTGCAGTTGTCTCACCCTGTTCAGCGACAAACATCAGTTTCTAA TATTGAGGGAAGAGTGGCAGCGTCTGCAAGCAGCAGCAGTGATGACCACAAGATTGGAGTGGACGCGCTTATTGTTGAGGAGTTGAGTGACAGCGCTGGTGCGTCTCCTTATGAGAAAGAGGTCTCCTTCAAAAGTGAAGTGGCTTTGTTTTCACCTCGAAGCTCTGGAGAAATTG GGAACTGCCATTGCAAGGATGAAGTAGAGTTGGAAGAGGCCATTGCACTTGCTAAGGCTATGGAAATCTCGCAACACCAAATCGCACTGCCTCAGGTACCCGGGCTTAGCACAAGACGACAAGAGGAGACAATCACCATACATGTACAGCCTGATCAAACT GACGCAAAAGGGTCTGAAGTGGAGTACTTGGAGGATATACATTGGAAGCGTGGCATGATGATAGGTACAGGGGCCTTCAGCACTTGCTACCAGTGTCGAGATGTTATGACTGGAATCATTATGGCTGTCAAACAGATATCCTTTTGTCGTAACTCGGACAGTGAGCAGGACACCATCTGCAAAGCTGTCATTGATGAGATACGAATGATGGCGACCCTGAACCACTCGAATATAGTTAGGATTCTGGGAGCAACACAGACCGGTGCTCATTTCAATATGTTTGTTGAGTGGATGCCAGGTGGTAGTGTGTCTCACCTGCTCGAGCGCTATGGCTCTTTCTCTGAGCCTGTCATCACAAGCTATACTCAACAGGTGCTCATGGGCCTAGCCTACCTCCATGATCACCAAATCCTTCACCGAGATATGAAAG GTGCCAACTTACTGGTGGACAGCACAGGCAAACACCTGAGAATAGGTGATTTTGGTGCCTGTGCTCAGCTTGCTTCTTCCATGACTGGGGCTGGAGAACTCAAAGGACAACTTCTAGGGACTATAGCGTTCATGGCGCCTGAG GTTCTGCGAGGGGAGCACTATGGAAGGGGGTGTGATGTATGGAGTGTTGGCTGTGTCATTATCGAAATGGTTACTACGAAGCCTCCCTGGAATGCTAGCAATGTCTCCAATCACCTCAAGCTCATTTTCACG ATTGCTTCCGCCAACACTTCACCCCCTATCCCTGACAACCTTCCCCCTGGAATTAAAGATATAATGTTAAGATGTTTGGAAACAGAGTCTAAGAATCGGCCCCCAGCAAAGGAGTTGCTGCAACATCCGTTATTCACGAGATCTCATTACAGGAGGAGATGA